A genome region from Hydrogenoanaerobacterium saccharovorans includes the following:
- the nth gene encoding endonuclease III, producing MTPLQNRTLQIIERFKQEYPDAVCSLDYVDALQLLISTRLAAQCTDARVNLVTPTLFEKYPDAQAFANAEVADVEEIIKSCGLYKTKARDLIATGKMLVEDFGGVVPDNMEDLLKLPGIGRKTANLVLGDVFGKPAVVCDTHCIRLTNLMGLTVGKDPYKCEMQLRELLPPEESNDFCHRTVLHGRAVCKARNPQCKICCVRDLCDYGCQNNA from the coding sequence ATGACACCATTACAAAACAGGACACTACAAATTATTGAACGTTTTAAACAAGAATACCCCGATGCAGTTTGTTCGCTAGATTATGTTGATGCATTGCAGCTGTTGATATCTACACGCTTGGCAGCCCAATGCACCGATGCACGGGTAAACCTTGTTACACCTACCCTATTTGAAAAATATCCGGATGCACAAGCGTTTGCAAATGCCGAAGTAGCGGATGTAGAGGAAATCATCAAGTCTTGCGGATTGTATAAAACCAAAGCAAGAGATTTGATTGCAACCGGAAAAATGTTGGTTGAAGATTTTGGTGGTGTGGTACCGGATAATATGGAGGACTTGTTGAAGCTGCCCGGAATTGGAAGAAAAACCGCCAACCTTGTACTGGGTGACGTATTTGGCAAGCCTGCTGTAGTATGCGATACCCATTGCATCCGTTTGACTAATTTGATGGGTTTAACTGTGGGTAAAGACCCTTATAAATGTGAAATGCAGCTGCGTGAATTACTGCCGCCCGAAGAAAGCAATGACTTTTGCCACCGCACTGTATTACACGGCAGAGCTGTATGCAAAGCCCGTAATCCACAATGCAAAATATGCTGTGTACGCGACCTTTGTGACTACGGTTGCCAAAACAACGCTTGA
- a CDS encoding helix-turn-helix domain-containing protein, producing MGYVSTFLNKEINIDYLVTVHYFEYTSDYFFTGEVHNFWEFMYVDKGEVEVTAGESCYLLRKGDIIFHKPMEFHNLWANGVIAPNLVVVAFKCDSPAMKYFEDKILRVSDSERDLLAKIVEEANQTFSSPLNDPNLRALEKSEKGQFASEQVIKLSLELMLLQLVRKNDVPQTNIKITSSIREREGQDVFARVQYYLEENIDKQITLDDVCRDNLLGRSYLQKIFREKTGGGVMDYFGKMKISAAKQAIREGTRNFTGIANDLGYSSIHYFSRHFKKVTGMTPTEYASSVKIRAESPKSYPVLMKK from the coding sequence ATGGGTTATGTCAGTACATTTTTAAATAAAGAAATCAATATTGATTATCTGGTAACCGTACATTATTTTGAATATACCAGCGACTACTTTTTCACCGGCGAAGTTCATAATTTTTGGGAGTTTATGTATGTAGACAAAGGCGAGGTTGAAGTAACTGCAGGCGAAAGCTGTTATCTGCTAAGAAAGGGCGACATTATTTTTCATAAACCAATGGAGTTTCACAATTTGTGGGCAAATGGTGTGATAGCGCCAAACCTAGTAGTGGTAGCATTTAAATGCGATTCCCCCGCCATGAAGTATTTCGAGGATAAGATTTTACGTGTCAGCGACTCAGAACGTGACCTTTTAGCAAAAATTGTTGAAGAGGCAAATCAGACATTCTCTTCTCCATTAAATGACCCTAATCTACGCGCATTGGAAAAAAGCGAAAAAGGACAGTTTGCCTCAGAGCAAGTTATTAAGCTGAGTTTAGAACTTATGCTACTGCAATTGGTTCGCAAAAACGATGTACCTCAAACAAATATCAAAATAACTTCATCTATACGTGAAAGAGAAGGACAAGATGTTTTTGCACGCGTGCAATATTATTTGGAAGAAAATATTGATAAACAAATTACTCTTGATGATGTTTGCCGCGACAACTTGTTAGGCAGAAGTTATTTACAAAAAATCTTTCGTGAAAAAACCGGCGGCGGAGTAATGGACTATTTTGGTAAAATGAAAATATCTGCCGCTAAGCAGGCTATAAGAGAAGGCACTCGTAACTTTACCGGTATTGCAAATGATCTCGGCTACAGCTCTATCCACTACTTTTCACGTCACTTTAAAAAGGTTACCGGCATGACTCCAACTGAGTACGCCTCATCGGTAAAAATACGGGCAGAAAGCCCAAAAAGCTACCCTGTCTTAATGAAAAAATAA
- a CDS encoding carbohydrate ABC transporter permease: MKKNKTMIVAFLTPAVLTYALVFLYPTIRTLIMSFFKVEGVTDSVTTWSFNGLGNFKTLLNTPLFLNSMGNIARIWLVGGISVMLLALLFAVILTSGIRGKSFFRSAIYLPNVVSAVAMGTMWINYVYNPDFGLFHEVFSFLGMEKTAATLWTGPEMLFWSMLIAYCFGMVGYHMLIFMSGIERIPVDFYEAATIEGANVFKRFFKITLPLLKGVIRTNIVLWTVSTVAFFVWSQLFSPVNLSVSTVTPMSYMYELVFGSSSAAITKRDSGAGAAIGVIMVLIVVAVFFATQRIVKNDDVEL, from the coding sequence ATGAAAAAGAACAAGACGATGATAGTTGCTTTTCTCACCCCGGCAGTGCTTACCTATGCTTTGGTATTCCTGTATCCTACCATTCGAACGCTCATTATGAGTTTTTTCAAGGTAGAGGGTGTAACAGATTCAGTTACAACATGGAGTTTTAACGGGTTAGGAAATTTTAAGACACTTCTAAACACCCCACTGTTTTTAAATTCAATGGGGAACATCGCAAGAATATGGCTGGTAGGCGGTATTTCCGTCATGCTTCTTGCATTGCTTTTTGCAGTCATTCTCACAAGTGGTATCCGTGGTAAAAGCTTTTTCCGTTCGGCAATCTATCTGCCCAATGTTGTTTCTGCGGTAGCAATGGGAACAATGTGGATTAACTATGTATATAATCCTGACTTTGGTCTTTTCCACGAAGTATTTTCTTTTTTGGGTATGGAAAAAACGGCTGCAACTTTGTGGACCGGGCCTGAAATGCTGTTTTGGAGCATGCTTATTGCATATTGCTTTGGCATGGTCGGGTATCATATGCTCATTTTTATGAGCGGTATCGAGCGAATCCCTGTAGATTTCTATGAGGCAGCAACAATTGAGGGAGCAAATGTATTCAAACGCTTTTTCAAAATAACACTTCCGCTGCTCAAAGGTGTTATTCGTACCAATATAGTGCTTTGGACAGTAAGCACGGTTGCTTTCTTTGTATGGAGTCAATTATTCTCGCCTGTTAACCTAAGTGTAAGCACCGTTACACCAATGTCTTACATGTATGAGTTGGTGTTCGGTTCTAGCTCTGCAGCTATCACCAAACGTGACTCGGGTGCGGGTGCTGCAATTGGTGTTATTATGGTTCTAATTGTAGTAGCAGTGTTTTTTGCAACCCAGCGTATCGTCAAAAATGATGATGTTGAACTGTAG
- a CDS encoding 2-isopropylmalate synthase, with protein sequence MKNVEKYSRAYFVPPQTSVRWIEKDYIDKAPTWCSVDLRDGNQSLIVPMSLEEKLEFFQFLVNKVGFKEVEIGFPAASDTEYEFCRALIEQDLIPDDVTIQVLTQSRPHIIEKTFAALKGAKNAIVHLYNSTSVAQREQVFKKSKKEIIDIAVSGAKMLQEYSEKAPNPYFFEYSPESFTGTETEFALEICNAVLDVWKPTKEKKVIINLPVTVSHSMPHVYANQVEYMCNHLSYRDNIIVSLHPHNDRGCAVADAEMGLIAGADRVEGTLFGNGERTGNVDIVTLALNMYSQGVDPQLNFENLPEVIELYEKVTGMKVYDRQPYSGALVFAAFSGSHQDAIAKGMQWHEEKGCKTWTVPYLPIDPKDVGREYETDVIRINSQSGKGGIGYILEQKYGYRLPAKMREDFGYTVKGISDHQHKELSPHEVHQIFKEQYLNFFTPIDVTEVHFIQKNGIYAVVTAKVGDEVKEFTSNGNGRLDAVANALKNNLNMDFSLLTYEEHALERGTNSRAVAYVSVSCGKKVSWGAGVHDDIMTASVNALVSAINRAGLCLVDKTS encoded by the coding sequence ATGAAAAACGTTGAAAAGTACAGCCGTGCTTATTTTGTGCCTCCCCAAACTTCAGTGAGATGGATTGAGAAAGATTATATCGATAAAGCACCAACTTGGTGCAGCGTAGACTTGCGCGATGGCAATCAGTCGCTGATTGTACCGATGAGCCTTGAAGAAAAACTGGAGTTTTTTCAATTTTTGGTTAATAAAGTTGGATTTAAAGAAGTGGAAATTGGTTTTCCGGCTGCATCCGATACAGAATATGAGTTTTGCCGCGCACTCATCGAGCAAGACTTAATTCCGGATGACGTTACGATTCAAGTGCTTACCCAGTCACGTCCGCATATCATAGAAAAAACCTTTGCCGCATTAAAAGGTGCAAAAAATGCAATTGTGCATTTGTACAATTCTACTTCGGTTGCACAGCGCGAACAGGTCTTCAAAAAATCCAAAAAAGAAATCATCGATATAGCGGTAAGCGGTGCAAAAATGCTGCAAGAATACTCTGAAAAAGCCCCAAACCCATATTTTTTTGAGTACTCGCCCGAAAGCTTTACCGGTACAGAGACAGAGTTCGCTCTCGAAATTTGCAATGCGGTTTTGGATGTTTGGAAACCCACAAAAGAGAAAAAAGTTATTATCAATCTGCCTGTTACCGTATCTCATTCTATGCCTCATGTCTACGCAAATCAAGTGGAATATATGTGCAACCATTTGAGCTATCGCGATAATATCATCGTCTCATTGCATCCTCATAATGACAGAGGCTGTGCGGTTGCAGATGCTGAAATGGGGTTGATTGCAGGTGCAGATAGGGTTGAAGGCACCTTGTTCGGCAATGGAGAACGTACCGGGAACGTTGATATCGTCACTCTTGCACTGAATATGTATTCACAGGGTGTCGACCCGCAGTTGAATTTCGAGAATCTTCCTGAAGTCATCGAACTGTATGAAAAAGTAACGGGAATGAAAGTTTACGACCGTCAGCCATATTCAGGTGCATTGGTGTTCGCAGCGTTTTCAGGCTCACATCAAGACGCAATTGCAAAAGGGATGCAGTGGCATGAGGAAAAGGGTTGCAAAACATGGACAGTTCCTTATCTGCCAATCGACCCCAAGGATGTCGGCAGAGAATACGAAACCGATGTTATTCGTATCAACAGCCAGTCCGGCAAAGGCGGTATCGGTTATATTCTTGAACAGAAATACGGCTACCGGCTGCCTGCAAAAATGCGAGAAGATTTTGGTTACACTGTTAAGGGTATCTCCGACCATCAGCATAAAGAGCTCAGCCCGCATGAAGTGCATCAAATCTTTAAAGAGCAGTATCTCAACTTCTTTACTCCTATTGACGTTACAGAAGTCCATTTTATACAAAAAAACGGTATCTATGCTGTTGTAACTGCTAAAGTGGGCGATGAGGTCAAAGAATTTACCAGCAACGGTAACGGACGTTTGGACGCTGTTGCAAACGCTTTGAAAAACAACCTTAATATGGATTTTTCGCTGCTTACCTACGAAGAACATGCACTTGAGCGCGGCACAAACTCCCGCGCGGTTGCATACGTAAGCGTCAGCTGCGGTAAAAAAGTTAGTTGGGGCGCAGGCGTTCACGATGATATTATGACTGCATCGGTTAATGCATTGGTCAGTGCAATCAATCGTGCAGGTCTGTGTCTTGTTGATAAAACATCATAA
- the thiT gene encoding energy-coupled thiamine transporter ThiT — translation MTQTKKTRIMAECAVMVAMSAVLQMIPFIKFPQGGTVTLASMVPIVFIALRHGVKWGLLTSFVGSLVQMLLGGINPPPTETFFWFTMVVLLDYVIAYTVLGLAPFFAKPFRNQLVGAGVGAFSVTLLRYICHIISGILIWHVYAPEGQPVWLYSISYNGSYMIPEMIITVIVVVLLWKFVAMRALKNRHV, via the coding sequence ATGACTCAAACTAAAAAGACCCGCATTATGGCGGAATGTGCCGTTATGGTAGCAATGTCTGCCGTATTGCAGATGATTCCGTTTATTAAATTTCCCCAAGGCGGTACTGTAACCCTTGCAAGCATGGTGCCCATTGTATTTATTGCGCTGCGACATGGTGTAAAATGGGGCTTGCTTACGTCGTTTGTAGGTAGCCTTGTACAGATGTTACTTGGCGGAATTAATCCTCCGCCCACAGAAACATTCTTCTGGTTTACAATGGTTGTTTTACTGGACTATGTAATTGCATACACTGTTTTAGGACTGGCTCCGTTTTTTGCAAAGCCTTTTCGCAACCAGCTTGTGGGAGCAGGTGTAGGGGCATTTTCTGTTACTTTGTTGCGTTATATATGCCATATCATCTCAGGCATTTTAATTTGGCATGTATATGCGCCCGAGGGTCAGCCTGTTTGGCTATATTCCATTAGCTATAACGGCAGCTATATGATACCTGAAATGATCATTACTGTTATTGTAGTAGTTCTTCTTTGGAAGTTTGTTGCTATGCGTGCATTGAAAAATCGACATGTATAG
- a CDS encoding carbohydrate ABC transporter permease: MAKNKNKIKQPFNWKKELQLAPGYLIVSLWVLFTFVLIGWIVLASFSTTREIFDGNLFKFATGFHPENYLKAWKTHKVSNYFTNSLLYTLVSCTLVIIISAPAAYVLSRFRFKLNGLLQNMFATALGIPSIMIIMPLFALVTAMQLTNSRVLLIFLYVSINVPFTIFFLTTFFRNLSVSFEEAAAIDGCSPMKTFWKIMLPLAQPGIITVTIFNFITIWNEYFISLIFANSPQTRPVAVGLYSMIQSMRYTGDWGGMFAAVVIVFLPTFILYIFLSEKIIAGVTGGAIKG, translated from the coding sequence ATGGCTAAAAATAAAAATAAAATCAAGCAGCCGTTCAATTGGAAAAAAGAACTGCAGCTTGCACCTGGGTATTTGATAGTTTCTTTGTGGGTGCTGTTCACATTTGTACTTATCGGTTGGATTGTCCTCGCATCCTTTTCAACAACGCGTGAAATTTTTGACGGTAATTTATTTAAGTTTGCAACCGGTTTTCATCCCGAAAACTATTTAAAAGCTTGGAAAACGCATAAAGTCTCCAATTATTTTACAAACTCTTTGCTTTATACATTGGTTTCTTGCACCTTGGTGATTATAATTTCGGCACCTGCGGCATATGTGCTTAGCCGTTTTCGGTTTAAGTTAAATGGGTTGTTGCAAAATATGTTCGCAACTGCACTAGGTATCCCATCCATTATGATCATTATGCCTCTGTTTGCTTTGGTAACTGCTATGCAACTTACCAATTCTAGGGTTCTTTTAATTTTCCTATATGTTTCCATTAATGTGCCATTTACAATATTCTTCTTAACTACCTTTTTCCGAAATCTATCGGTCTCATTTGAAGAAGCTGCTGCAATTGACGGGTGCAGCCCGATGAAAACATTCTGGAAAATTATGTTGCCTCTTGCTCAACCTGGCATCATTACCGTTACTATCTTTAACTTTATTACGATTTGGAATGAGTATTTTATTTCACTTATTTTTGCAAATTCACCTCAGACACGTCCCGTCGCGGTTGGTTTGTATTCTATGATTCAATCAATGCGCTACACAGGGGATTGGGGTGGTATGTTTGCTGCCGTTGTTATTGTATTTCTTCCCACATTTATTTTATACATCTTCTTGTCCGAAAAAATTATTGCAGGTGTTACAGGCGGCGCTATTAAAGGTTAA
- a CDS encoding DUF5107 domain-containing protein, producing the protein MKIYQTVMRIPAAKLKEENPLPYFRHRNHNKQLLNAGLLESELTGFGYETGFRVLPYKMQDHYKRDLNETDLNVIILENNCLKATFLPDFGGRLWSLYDKVEERELMFRNPVFRIANLSIRNAWFSGGIEWNLGQYGHTCLTCEPVYFARCTDDEGNEFLRMYEFERQKCLFLQIDFHLPENTNYLSAHVSIQNSKQEPVPLYWWTNIAVEENRDVRIFSGSKEVIYIKPETQLSQDSVHGFGHGEMPFLETLNGLDASYPKNLPYSNEYFFQNPAQLNYTWEAAAYNDGTAFWERSTERLRYRKMFCWGNHRGGNHWKQFLSDEVGGDYLEIQSGLSPTQVHGEDIAAGERCSFTQVFGGLQVDTKLANDEWNKSCDYIYSCVEQSLSADKLLDLDKKYDKLISIVPDELLHYGRGWGALEAKRAPAIIPKGMLFPECTLGDEQQPWLSLLEQGKIEPLEADELPVSWITDVCWLDLLKASLQNPKNQNATMYLYLGVMLYENDMSEQGIEAFLRSIELRPTALAYRCLAQAMLQQNQLEKACDYIAKAIELGGATQHRAFAEEYLSIFNTAGKYEQAWKFYNDLPGALKTEERMRIYAAETAFALQQWSFLEAQFADTFAIVREGESMLIDLWYQRQAVILAEQRGIADYKSLIDEVKQTLEPPYNLDFQATPPKKI; encoded by the coding sequence TTGAAAATTTATCAAACCGTTATGCGTATACCGGCGGCAAAATTGAAAGAAGAAAATCCACTGCCATATTTTCGCCACAGGAACCACAATAAACAGCTATTGAATGCAGGGCTTCTCGAAAGTGAATTAACTGGATTTGGCTATGAAACCGGTTTTCGTGTTCTGCCTTATAAAATGCAAGATCATTACAAAAGAGATTTGAACGAAACGGATTTAAATGTCATTATTCTAGAAAATAACTGCCTTAAAGCAACTTTTCTACCCGATTTTGGTGGGCGCCTATGGTCGCTTTACGATAAAGTTGAGGAACGGGAACTGATGTTTCGCAATCCTGTCTTTCGCATTGCAAATTTAAGTATTCGTAATGCATGGTTTTCTGGAGGTATTGAGTGGAATTTGGGGCAATACGGTCATACTTGTCTTACATGTGAGCCTGTTTATTTTGCCCGCTGTACCGATGATGAAGGCAATGAATTTTTGCGAATGTATGAATTTGAACGCCAAAAATGTCTGTTTTTACAGATTGATTTTCATTTACCTGAAAACACCAATTATCTTTCTGCGCATGTTAGCATTCAAAACAGCAAACAAGAGCCTGTTCCGCTATATTGGTGGACAAACATCGCCGTTGAAGAAAACCGTGATGTCCGTATTTTCTCAGGCAGTAAAGAAGTTATCTACATCAAGCCAGAAACACAGCTGTCTCAAGATTCTGTTCATGGTTTTGGTCATGGAGAAATGCCGTTTCTTGAAACATTAAACGGTCTTGATGCAAGTTACCCCAAGAATTTACCTTATTCCAATGAGTATTTCTTTCAAAACCCGGCACAGCTAAACTATACTTGGGAGGCAGCTGCTTACAATGACGGTACTGCATTTTGGGAGCGTTCTACAGAACGTTTGCGTTACCGTAAGATGTTCTGCTGGGGTAATCACCGCGGCGGTAATCACTGGAAGCAATTTCTGTCTGATGAAGTCGGCGGAGATTATCTCGAAATTCAAAGCGGTCTTTCACCTACACAAGTACATGGTGAAGATATTGCTGCAGGTGAACGATGCAGTTTTACACAGGTATTTGGCGGCTTACAAGTAGATACTAAACTTGCTAATGACGAGTGGAACAAGTCATGCGATTACATCTACAGCTGTGTTGAACAGTCTTTGTCTGCCGATAAGCTACTAGATTTAGATAAAAAATATGATAAGCTGATTTCTATAGTACCGGATGAGCTATTACATTATGGCAGAGGCTGGGGAGCGTTGGAAGCGAAAAGAGCCCCTGCTATAATCCCTAAAGGAATGCTGTTCCCAGAGTGCACTCTCGGCGATGAACAGCAGCCCTGGTTATCGCTGCTGGAGCAGGGTAAGATTGAGCCGCTTGAAGCAGACGAACTGCCTGTATCTTGGATTACAGATGTTTGCTGGCTAGATTTACTTAAAGCTTCACTGCAAAACCCTAAAAATCAGAATGCTACAATGTATCTCTATCTTGGCGTAATGCTTTATGAAAATGATATGTCTGAGCAGGGGATTGAAGCATTTTTGCGTTCGATTGAATTACGTCCTACTGCGCTTGCATATCGCTGCCTAGCTCAGGCAATGTTGCAGCAAAATCAACTGGAGAAGGCTTGTGATTATATTGCTAAAGCCATTGAGTTAGGAGGAGCGACTCAACATCGTGCTTTTGCCGAGGAGTATCTTTCTATCTTCAACACAGCGGGCAAGTATGAACAAGCATGGAAATTCTACAATGATTTGCCGGGTGCATTAAAAACCGAAGAACGTATGCGCATTTACGCTGCCGAAACAGCTTTTGCTTTGCAGCAATGGAGCTTTTTGGAGGCGCAGTTTGCCGATACTTTTGCAATTGTGCGCGAGGGTGAAAGTATGTTAATTGATCTATGGTATCAGCGTCAGGCGGTTATTTTGGCAGAACAGCGCGGTATCGCTGATTATAAGTCTCTTATCGATGAGGTAAAACAAACACTGGAACCTCCTTATAATCTCGATTTTCAAGCCACTCCGCCTAAAAAAATATAA
- a CDS encoding nucleotidyltransferase family protein: MKEPILVVMAAGMGSRYGGLKQIDPVGSNGEIIIDFSLFDARNAGFKKVIFIIKKSIEDDFKKIIGNRISKVMDVRYAYQEVDALPNGYTVPNGREKPWGTGHAILCCKELIDAPFAVINADDYYGKDAFKLIYDFLLNSKDDELYRYAMVGYTLENTLTDYGHVARGVCVTNTQGYLEAIHERTHIEKREQGAQYTEDGKNWVTIPEGSTVSMNLWGFSPSILNALEDGFPAFLDKAIAENPLKSEYFLPTMVDNLIVGGKATVKVLKSSDRWYGVTYREDKPVVVNAIKKMRENGIYPEKLWGDFT; encoded by the coding sequence ATGAAAGAACCTATACTGGTGGTGATGGCTGCAGGAATGGGAAGCAGATATGGCGGCCTCAAACAGATAGATCCTGTAGGATCAAACGGAGAAATTATCATTGATTTTTCACTTTTTGATGCTCGAAATGCAGGTTTTAAAAAAGTAATATTTATCATTAAAAAATCAATTGAAGATGATTTTAAAAAAATTATTGGCAACAGGATTTCTAAAGTTATGGACGTTCGCTACGCTTATCAAGAGGTGGATGCCCTTCCAAACGGTTACACTGTACCTAACGGCAGAGAAAAACCTTGGGGCACAGGACATGCAATTTTATGCTGCAAAGAGTTAATTGATGCACCGTTTGCAGTTATTAATGCAGACGACTATTATGGTAAGGATGCTTTTAAGCTGATTTATGATTTCTTGCTGAACAGCAAAGATGATGAGCTCTACCGCTATGCAATGGTTGGTTACACTTTAGAAAACACTTTAACCGATTACGGCCATGTTGCACGCGGCGTATGTGTTACAAATACCCAAGGTTATCTTGAGGCCATACATGAACGCACACATATTGAAAAACGAGAGCAAGGTGCACAGTACACCGAAGACGGGAAAAATTGGGTTACGATCCCTGAAGGCAGTACCGTTTCGATGAATTTGTGGGGATTCTCACCAAGTATACTGAATGCACTTGAAGATGGCTTCCCTGCTTTTTTGGATAAAGCAATAGCGGAAAACCCTTTGAAATCTGAGTATTTTCTGCCTACAATGGTAGATAATTTAATTGTGGGCGGTAAAGCAACGGTTAAAGTGCTAAAATCGTCTGACCGTTGGTACGGAGTTACCTATCGTGAAGATAAGCCAGTAGTAGTAAATGCAATCAAAAAAATGAGAGAAAACGGGATTTATCCCGAAAAGCTATGGGGGGATTTCACTTGA
- a CDS encoding ABC transporter substrate-binding protein: protein MKKRFMSFMCLVLVAAMLFSGCAGKSTSSNGNATSPAGEKVKLVYWSMWNETEPQGQTLSEAIKAYSNKTGVEVEVNWNGRDIRKTLQPALDGGTAIDLFDEDVERVNDVWGNYLLDVEEMAAKSYEATGGKPFTDVVSKTLVDLARSLGPNGKLSTIPYQPSTFIVMYNKDIFAEAGITSVPKNWTEFLDACEKIKKTGKTAITVDDAYMAALMGYHMDRLIGLDETLKIVEKNDFSNPAVLEFGKQWQEMAQKGYISKNAAANIYPAGQQEIANGSVAMYLNGTWLPNEIKDSAPADFKWGSFAYPAVAEAGDGPEANNFGAQCFGINKNSKHPQEAFDLIVWLTTGEWDAKLAENSVGVPMGNESKWPDQLADAKAVLDSTTKRMPWAVGMENNPDINAKIKTNFALLINGKLDAQGFAEAMKK from the coding sequence ATGAAAAAAAGATTTATGTCATTCATGTGTCTGGTTCTGGTTGCAGCAATGCTGTTTTCAGGCTGTGCGGGAAAATCCACATCTTCCAATGGCAATGCAACGTCACCTGCCGGTGAAAAAGTAAAACTAGTTTATTGGTCAATGTGGAACGAAACCGAGCCTCAAGGGCAGACCCTCTCCGAAGCTATCAAAGCGTATTCCAACAAAACAGGTGTAGAAGTTGAAGTTAACTGGAATGGCCGCGACATCCGTAAAACCCTTCAGCCTGCATTGGATGGAGGTACAGCCATCGATTTGTTTGACGAAGACGTTGAACGTGTAAATGATGTTTGGGGCAATTACCTGCTTGATGTTGAAGAAATGGCTGCAAAATCCTACGAAGCAACAGGCGGCAAACCATTTACAGACGTTGTAAGCAAAACACTTGTTGACCTTGCACGTTCGTTAGGTCCTAACGGAAAACTTTCTACAATTCCTTACCAACCGTCTACCTTTATTGTAATGTACAATAAAGATATCTTTGCGGAGGCTGGTATCACTTCTGTACCCAAGAATTGGACAGAATTTTTGGATGCATGTGAAAAGATTAAAAAGACCGGTAAAACCGCTATCACTGTTGATGATGCATACATGGCTGCACTGATGGGCTACCATATGGATCGTCTGATTGGTTTAGATGAAACCTTAAAGATTGTCGAGAAAAATGACTTCAGCAATCCTGCTGTTCTTGAATTTGGTAAACAGTGGCAGGAAATGGCTCAAAAAGGCTATATATCTAAAAATGCCGCTGCAAATATCTATCCTGCAGGTCAGCAAGAAATTGCAAACGGCTCTGTTGCTATGTATCTAAACGGTACTTGGCTGCCGAATGAAATTAAAGATTCTGCACCTGCAGACTTTAAATGGGGCTCTTTTGCATATCCTGCAGTTGCCGAAGCCGGTGACGGCCCTGAAGCGAACAACTTTGGTGCTCAATGCTTTGGCATTAATAAAAACTCAAAACACCCACAAGAAGCGTTTGATCTGATTGTTTGGCTGACTACAGGTGAGTGGGATGCCAAATTGGCAGAGAATTCTGTTGGCGTACCAATGGGTAACGAATCTAAATGGCCCGATCAGCTTGCAGATGCGAAAGCAGTTTTGGATAGCACTACCAAACGTATGCCTTGGGCTGTCGGTATGGAAAACAATCCCGACATTAACGCCAAAATCAAAACGAACTTTGCGCTTTTAATCAACGGAAAACTGGATGCTCAGGGCTTTGCAGAAGCTATGAAAAAATAA